In Kineococcus sp. NBC_00420, a single genomic region encodes these proteins:
- a CDS encoding DUF2201 family putative metallopeptidase, translating into MEETLLRQANLRLAAGRAKATDLMPYLADALYAVKAIPSGDLPTLAIDGRWRMYYNPEFVLTTTVEEVAGAWLHEIGHPLREHGERFAALREPPERVPLWNRAADSAINADLRLAGVRLPAVKAWYPERVPGAREGMTAEEVYRLLLAGPLGRRLAQRDPALVLLPDTLRENETPATLLCLTRDPVLTGSSTVEVLGADGEPVAGAAGRFEVRDPRGGTLLLNPPLPAGRYEVVLTHGTERSSAHLTVTAPSLTFRPDHLTRAREPAEKIVVVGEDTHFGPSSRVHVLRPDGRALDVVSALTPISATRLTFELGPLPDGAYRIRVRSGDEVVQAVLPIGLPHLDLQPSNLPSGFVVPVELSGQVDDLTLDDTTALAVLDDLGTEVDGAAGPPRLRGGSLVDVSVERPLEDGTYVVVLTTGDARASAPLTVGGESSPDGEGSSDPEDEPEQEQPSEDGPQAGPGEGTGPEETTDDCGSGAGGTRRPWEQDETGTDEDGRDDGSVDAGRGELIRQQTARNVLEHARSRGSVPAGWERWATLVLEPRVDWRKEMNSITRRVSANVAGMRDYTYARPSRRAASVPHVVLPSMRQPRPPRVAEVIDTSGSISDEMLSRVHAETEAIVKRSRGEGVTVIACDAAASRPRTVRTMSDVTMLGGGGTDMRVGLQVAAQARPRFDLVITMTDGDTPWPESPPAENPDARYVALLLDGDRTTVPPWMHKIVVS; encoded by the coding sequence GTGGAGGAGACCCTGCTGCGCCAGGCGAACCTGCGCCTGGCCGCCGGCCGCGCCAAGGCCACCGACCTCATGCCCTACCTGGCCGACGCCCTCTACGCGGTGAAGGCGATCCCCAGCGGGGACCTCCCGACGCTGGCCATCGACGGTCGCTGGCGCATGTACTACAACCCCGAGTTCGTCCTCACCACCACCGTCGAGGAGGTCGCCGGCGCGTGGCTGCACGAGATCGGCCACCCCCTGCGCGAGCACGGCGAACGCTTCGCCGCCCTGCGCGAACCCCCCGAGCGGGTACCGCTGTGGAACCGGGCCGCCGACAGCGCCATCAACGCCGACCTGCGCCTCGCCGGGGTCCGGCTGCCCGCCGTGAAGGCCTGGTACCCCGAGCGCGTCCCCGGAGCGCGGGAGGGCATGACCGCGGAGGAGGTGTACCGGCTGCTGCTGGCCGGACCGCTCGGCCGCCGCCTCGCCCAGCGTGACCCGGCCCTCGTCCTGCTGCCGGACACGCTGCGGGAGAACGAGACCCCCGCGACACTCCTGTGCCTGACCCGCGACCCGGTGCTGACGGGGTCCAGCACGGTCGAGGTGCTGGGCGCCGACGGTGAACCCGTCGCCGGCGCGGCCGGACGCTTCGAGGTGCGCGACCCCCGGGGCGGGACCCTCCTCCTGAACCCGCCGCTGCCGGCGGGCCGCTACGAGGTCGTGCTCACCCACGGGACGGAACGGAGCTCGGCCCACCTGACGGTCACCGCACCCAGCCTCACCTTCCGCCCCGACCACCTCACCCGCGCCCGGGAACCCGCGGAGAAGATCGTGGTCGTGGGGGAGGACACCCACTTCGGTCCCTCCTCGCGCGTCCACGTCCTGCGCCCCGACGGCCGCGCCCTGGACGTCGTCTCGGCTCTCACCCCCATCAGCGCGACCCGTCTGACCTTCGAGCTGGGGCCGCTCCCCGACGGCGCCTACCGGATCCGGGTGCGCAGCGGCGACGAGGTCGTCCAGGCCGTCCTCCCGATCGGCCTGCCCCACCTCGACCTGCAACCGTCGAACCTCCCGAGCGGTTTCGTGGTCCCCGTCGAACTCTCCGGGCAGGTCGACGACCTCACCCTCGACGACACCACGGCGCTCGCCGTCCTCGACGACCTGGGGACCGAGGTCGACGGCGCCGCGGGTCCCCCGAGGCTGCGAGGCGGTTCCCTCGTGGACGTCTCGGTCGAACGCCCGCTGGAGGACGGGACCTACGTCGTGGTCCTCACCACCGGCGACGCCAGGGCGTCGGCGCCGTTGACGGTGGGTGGGGAGAGTTCCCCGGACGGCGAGGGTTCCTCGGACCCCGAGGACGAACCCGAGCAGGAGCAGCCCTCCGAGGACGGTCCCCAGGCCGGTCCCGGTGAGGGGACCGGGCCGGAGGAGACGACCGACGACTGCGGATCGGGGGCCGGTGGGACCCGGCGACCCTGGGAACAGGACGAGACCGGCACCGACGAGGACGGTCGCGACGACGGCAGCGTCGACGCCGGACGGGGCGAACTCATCCGCCAGCAGACCGCCCGCAACGTCCTCGAGCACGCCCGCAGCCGGGGTTCCGTCCCCGCCGGGTGGGAACGCTGGGCCACCCTCGTCCTCGAACCCCGGGTCGACTGGCGCAAGGAGATGAACAGCATCACCCGCCGGGTCAGCGCCAACGTCGCCGGGATGCGCGACTACACCTACGCCCGACCCTCCCGCCGCGCCGCCTCGGTACCCCACGTCGTGCTGCCCTCGATGCGCCAACCCCGCCCCCCGCGCGTCGCCGAGGTCATCGACACCTCCGGCTCCATCAGCGACGAGATGCTCTCCCGCGTCCACGCCGAGACCGAAGCCATCGTCAAACGTTCCCGCGGCGAGGGGGTCACCGTCATCGCCTGCGACGCAGCCGCCTCCCGCCCCCGCACCGTCCGGACGATGAGCGACGTCACCATGCTCGGCGGCGGGGGCACCGACATGCGCGTCGGTCTGCAGGTCGCCGCGCAGGCCCGTCCCCGCTTCGACCTCGTCATCACCATGACCGACGGCGACACCCCCTGGCCGGAATCCCCACCGGCCGAGAACCCCGACGCGCGCTACGTCGCCCTGCTGCTCGACGGGGACCGCACGACCGTCCCGCCGTGGATGCACAAGATCGTCGTCTCCTGA
- a CDS encoding phosphotransferase encodes MSVPATAHDRGPVPTRVHVDVGVVRRLVAEQFPRWSHLPVRAVAAGDWDNWTFHLGAELSVRLPSATEHALAVQKEHRWLPRRARHLPLPVPTPVGRGEPGAGYPFAWSVYRWIEGEPVSTDGGFAAAGLGRDLGGFLADLQRVDAGGEPAPGTHNWFRVGPLLTCAPTVRNALVALEGRVDARRLPPQPDCPAHPGGGPRGVPGRVRAGHAQETTILCIHGGTVVRSPSSSRAT; translated from the coding sequence GTGAGCGTCCCGGCGACGGCGCACGACCGGGGACCCGTCCCGACGCGGGTCCACGTCGACGTGGGCGTGGTGCGCCGGTTGGTGGCGGAGCAGTTCCCGCGGTGGTCGCACCTGCCGGTCCGGGCCGTGGCCGCGGGTGACTGGGACAACTGGACGTTCCACCTCGGCGCGGAGCTGTCGGTGCGCCTGCCGTCGGCGACGGAGCACGCCCTGGCGGTGCAGAAGGAGCACCGGTGGCTGCCCCGGCGGGCGCGACACCTGCCGTTGCCCGTCCCCACGCCGGTGGGCCGGGGTGAGCCCGGCGCGGGCTACCCCTTCGCCTGGTCGGTCTACCGGTGGATCGAGGGTGAGCCCGTCAGCACCGACGGTGGGTTCGCCGCGGCCGGCCTGGGACGCGACCTCGGTGGTTTCCTCGCGGACCTGCAGCGGGTCGACGCCGGGGGTGAGCCGGCGCCGGGCACGCACAACTGGTTCCGGGTCGGTCCGTTGCTCACCTGCGCCCCGACGGTGCGGAACGCGCTGGTGGCCCTGGAGGGCCGGGTCGACGCTCGCCGGCTACCCCCACAGCCCGACTGCCCGGCGCACCCTGGAGGCGGCCCTCGCGGAGTTCCGGGCCGGGTGAGAGCGGGACACGCTCAGGAGACGACGATCTTGTGCATCCACGGCGGGACGGTCGTGCGGTCCCCGTCGAGCAGCAGGGCGACGTAG
- a CDS encoding transglutaminase domain-containing protein has product MSGDVSGDLAGVCAAARNVIAHYRADLGELTAAQRGEVDSRWLEDVLEVDARRTPGPLTEPRPVQHRVAGCCRDHSVFVVGALRGRGTPARTTVGFAHYLTPGWAVDHVVVDVHDGYRWRRVEPGLGAHGDFDVLDVPTGDGAPFETAARAWLRWRSGTSDLSTYGVRSRPDLSGPSFVGAYVVFQVAHRYGDELLLWDGWGAVADPLAHTALLDEVASLLVRADAGEEGAEDELFARYRRDERLRPGDRVLTHSPFGAPSRVTELGGEGRRVRAEG; this is encoded by the coding sequence GTGTCCGGTGACGTGTCCGGTGACCTCGCGGGCGTGTGCGCCGCGGCCCGCAACGTCATCGCCCACTACCGGGCCGACCTGGGTGAGCTGACCGCCGCCCAGCGCGGCGAGGTGGACAGCCGCTGGCTCGAGGACGTCCTGGAGGTCGACGCCCGGCGCACCCCGGGTCCGCTGACCGAGCCCCGTCCGGTGCAGCACCGGGTGGCGGGGTGCTGCCGGGACCACTCGGTGTTCGTCGTCGGGGCACTGCGTGGACGGGGGACCCCGGCGCGGACGACGGTGGGGTTCGCGCACTACCTGACCCCGGGGTGGGCCGTGGACCACGTGGTCGTCGACGTCCACGACGGGTACCGGTGGCGACGGGTCGAACCCGGGCTCGGTGCGCACGGGGACTTCGACGTGCTCGACGTGCCCACCGGGGACGGGGCTCCGTTCGAGACCGCCGCTCGTGCGTGGCTGCGGTGGCGGTCCGGGACGTCGGACCTGTCCACCTACGGCGTCCGCAGCCGGCCCGACCTGAGCGGACCCTCGTTCGTCGGCGCCTACGTCGTCTTCCAGGTGGCGCACCGCTACGGGGACGAACTGCTCCTCTGGGACGGCTGGGGTGCGGTCGCGGATCCACTCGCGCACACGGCTCTGCTGGACGAGGTCGCGTCGCTGCTCGTGCGCGCCGACGCCGGTGAGGAGGGCGCCGAGGACGAACTGTTCGCCCGCTACCGCCGGGACGAGCGGTTGCGTCCGGGGGATCGGGTCTTGACCCACTCCCCCTTCGGCGCGCCGTCCCGGGTGACGGAGCTCGGCGGGGAAGGACGTCGCGTGAGGGCCGAGGGGTGA